One window from the genome of Mycolicibacterium gadium encodes:
- a CDS encoding bifunctional phosphatase PAP2/diacylglycerol kinase family protein, whose translation MELLPIRRHRGIRQIGEGLGTLDREVFEAIAESPSPLLDSLMPRLTRAADHSKLWFAIAAGLTATRHRASRRGAARGVITLGVTSLVTNQVAKRIWKRPRPSRLLVPLARQSRRVPTSNSLPSGHSASAAAFAVGVGLENPPLGLGLALLAGLVGLSRVATGAHYPGDVFAGFGIGAAIAVVGARIVPPTVPTKIPTADPLRLETPARPEGEGVVLVINPASGSGTGARVVAEVREALPAAEIVELDEGDDLEVVLRAAADRAEVLAVGGGDGTVSCGAGVAIESGLPLAVFPGGTFNHFAKDIDCDTVAKTAEAIRRGSVAFVDVVCLNEKHMVVNTASIGAYPQFVQTREKLEHKIGKPLAGIYAMFHTLWRDEPVRIRYDNKNLQTSLFFLGNSTYLPSGFAPSRRTRMDDGLMDVRILETGRKFSRLRILVSLALGRLVRSPLYHEMRVPEFEFNAVDGSTILAHDGEVSTECTDASFKVRYRVLPVFRPLP comes from the coding sequence ATGGAACTCCTCCCCATTCGTCGTCATCGAGGTATCCGCCAAATCGGAGAGGGCCTCGGGACGCTGGACCGCGAGGTGTTCGAAGCCATCGCCGAGTCGCCCAGTCCCCTGCTCGATTCGCTGATGCCGCGACTGACCCGCGCCGCGGACCATTCGAAGCTGTGGTTCGCCATCGCGGCCGGGCTGACCGCGACACGGCACCGAGCCTCGCGGCGTGGTGCGGCGCGTGGCGTCATAACTCTCGGTGTGACCAGTCTGGTGACCAACCAGGTCGCCAAGCGGATCTGGAAGCGGCCTCGTCCCAGTCGCCTGCTGGTACCACTAGCCAGACAGAGCAGGCGGGTCCCGACATCGAATTCGCTACCGTCGGGCCACTCCGCGAGCGCGGCCGCGTTCGCGGTCGGTGTGGGCCTCGAGAACCCGCCGCTCGGACTCGGACTCGCCCTGCTGGCAGGGCTGGTGGGCCTGTCCAGGGTGGCGACCGGCGCGCACTATCCGGGCGACGTGTTCGCCGGCTTCGGCATCGGTGCCGCCATCGCTGTAGTCGGGGCGCGGATCGTGCCACCGACCGTGCCCACGAAGATTCCGACCGCGGATCCGCTCCGACTGGAAACGCCCGCTCGCCCAGAGGGTGAGGGGGTCGTGCTGGTGATCAATCCCGCGTCGGGCAGCGGCACCGGTGCACGTGTGGTGGCGGAGGTGCGAGAAGCCCTGCCGGCAGCTGAGATCGTCGAGTTGGACGAGGGGGACGACCTCGAGGTCGTCTTGCGCGCCGCGGCCGACCGGGCCGAGGTTCTCGCCGTCGGAGGCGGCGACGGAACGGTGTCGTGTGGCGCAGGCGTCGCGATTGAGTCCGGGCTACCCCTGGCGGTCTTCCCGGGCGGCACGTTCAATCACTTCGCGAAGGACATCGATTGCGACACCGTGGCCAAGACGGCCGAGGCGATCCGGCGGGGCAGCGTCGCCTTTGTCGACGTGGTGTGCCTCAACGAGAAACACATGGTGGTCAACACCGCGAGCATCGGTGCCTATCCGCAGTTCGTCCAAACACGAGAAAAACTCGAGCACAAGATCGGCAAGCCGCTCGCTGGTATCTACGCGATGTTCCACACGCTATGGCGAGATGAGCCCGTTCGAATCCGCTACGACAACAAGAACTTGCAGACTTCGCTGTTCTTCCTTGGCAATTCGACATACCTGCCGTCCGGGTTCGCCCCGTCGCGCCGAACCCGGATGGACGACGGTTTGATGGACGTCCGCATTCTCGAGACCGGTCGCAAGTTCAGCAGGCTGCGCATTCTCGTATCACTGGCGCTGGGCCGATTGGTGCGCAGCCCGCTCTATCACGAGATGCGAGTGCCCGAATTCGAGTTCAATGCCGTAGACGGTTCAACGATTTTGGCTCACGACGGCGAAGTCAGCACCGAATGCACCGACGCCAGTTTCAAGGTTCGATATCGAGTTCTTCCCGTGTTTCGTCCGCTGCCGTGA
- a CDS encoding ArsR/SmtB family transcription factor, producing MLDVEVIADPAAAVSALDPIRGRLLAALTEPASAATLASRMGMARQKVNYHLRALEDHHLVTEAGERQWGGLRERLLVATAASYVVSPGALGPVASDPGRSDDRLSASYLIALSARVVREVGDLWRTARTSNKRLPTLSIDAVIRFRSPADRTAFTKDLSDAVTALAARYHDESDSDGRSYRLVVAAYPKPKEDA from the coding sequence ATGCTCGACGTCGAGGTGATCGCCGACCCCGCCGCGGCGGTCAGCGCACTCGATCCGATCAGGGGCCGACTGCTCGCCGCCCTGACCGAACCGGCATCGGCGGCCACGCTCGCGTCGCGCATGGGCATGGCGCGGCAGAAGGTCAACTACCACCTGCGCGCCCTCGAAGACCACCACCTGGTCACCGAAGCGGGCGAACGACAGTGGGGCGGGCTCAGAGAACGTCTGCTCGTCGCGACGGCGGCCTCCTACGTGGTGTCGCCCGGCGCGCTCGGGCCGGTCGCCTCCGATCCGGGCCGGTCGGACGACCGGCTGTCGGCGAGCTACCTGATCGCGCTGTCGGCGCGTGTCGTGCGCGAGGTCGGCGATCTCTGGCGTACGGCGCGCACCAGCAACAAGCGTCTCCCGACGCTATCGATCGACGCAGTGATCCGGTTCCGCTCTCCCGCCGACCGGACCGCCTTCACCAAAGATCTGTCCGACGCGGTGACGGCGCTGGCGGCCCGCTATCACGACGAATCAGATTCCGACGGACGCAGCTACCGGCTGGTGGTCGCGGCCTATCCGAAGCCGAAGGAGGATGCGTAA
- a CDS encoding SRPBCC family protein, with translation MPLKRDDSGRRWVEMEFLVPGTPEQVWQAIATGPGMSAWFTTTQIEERVGGAISFDFGDENCGADVSSGKVTTWDPPVRLEYEEYGWNGDAPPVATEVTVTARSGDQCVVRMVHTMVTDRDDWDDDIESFETGWPGFFEILKIYLANFAGAQAATIRASATHHGGERQAWSKMTTALNLGAADVGDRVEISGDAPRLAGRIERIHQDGNSREVMMRIDQPSQGIAVVGACTVGDEGRAMASIYLYGPDATDVAAAEQPKWTAWLRGLLQGDPVST, from the coding sequence ATGCCTTTGAAGAGAGACGATTCCGGACGCCGATGGGTCGAGATGGAGTTCCTCGTACCCGGCACGCCCGAACAGGTGTGGCAGGCCATCGCAACCGGACCCGGCATGAGTGCGTGGTTCACGACGACACAGATCGAGGAGCGTGTCGGCGGCGCCATCAGCTTCGATTTCGGCGACGAGAACTGCGGCGCGGACGTCTCGTCGGGCAAGGTCACGACCTGGGATCCCCCGGTGCGCCTCGAATACGAGGAATACGGATGGAACGGCGACGCCCCGCCGGTTGCGACCGAGGTGACCGTCACCGCTCGGTCCGGCGACCAGTGCGTCGTCCGCATGGTGCACACCATGGTCACCGACAGGGACGACTGGGACGATGACATCGAGAGCTTCGAAACCGGATGGCCCGGCTTCTTCGAGATCCTCAAGATCTATCTCGCGAACTTCGCTGGAGCGCAGGCTGCGACCATTCGGGCATCGGCCACACACCACGGCGGCGAAAGGCAGGCGTGGTCGAAGATGACCACCGCGCTGAACCTCGGGGCCGCAGATGTCGGCGATCGTGTCGAAATATCCGGTGACGCACCCCGGTTGGCGGGCCGTATCGAGCGCATCCACCAGGACGGGAACTCGCGTGAGGTGATGATGCGGATCGACCAACCGTCGCAGGGGATCGCGGTTGTCGGCGCATGCACGGTCGGGGACGAGGGCCGCGCCATGGCCAGCATCTATCTGTACGGACCCGACGCCACGGACGTGGCGGCAGCCGAACAGCCGAAATGGACAGCTTGGCTGCGTGGCCTCCTCCAAGGTGACCCCGTGAGCACCTAG